Proteins from a single region of Methanotorris igneus Kol 5:
- the coaBC gene encoding bifunctional phosphopantothenoylcysteine decarboxylase/phosphopantothenate--cysteine ligase CoaBC — MHPTKKLKGTKSKLLENKKIVVGVTSSIAAIETPKLMRELIRHGAEVYCIITEETKKIIGKDALTFGCGNEVMEEITGNIEHVALYDECDAMIIYPATANIISKIALNIADNIVNTTAMMFLEKKPLFIVPAMHENMLNAIKEHIEKLKSKENVYFISPKMEEEKAKVASIEDVVGFVIEKIGNKMDKKVLILNGGTAEFIDKVRVISNLSSGKTGVALAEAFCREGFDVEVINALGLTPPYYIKTHKVLTAEEMLNKALEIGKDADIIISCAAISDYKPESTSDKKISSENEELTIKLKRNPKVLEELRKEFKDKIIIGFKAEYGIEEEELIKKAKDRMKKYGLDMIIANDLSKHYFGDDYNEVIAISKDNTIKKIKGKKSEIAKEIVSMVKKLIIPRRCQ, encoded by the coding sequence ATCCATCCAACAAAAAAATTAAAGGGAACAAAATCAAAACTTTTAGAAAATAAAAAAATTGTGGTTGGAGTTACATCTTCAATTGCAGCGATAGAGACACCAAAGTTGATGAGGGAACTTATAAGGCATGGGGCTGAGGTTTATTGCATCATTACCGAAGAGACTAAAAAAATAATTGGCAAAGATGCACTGACATTTGGGTGCGGTAATGAGGTTATGGAAGAAATAACTGGAAACATTGAGCATGTTGCTTTGTATGATGAGTGTGATGCGATGATTATATATCCCGCAACAGCCAACATTATAAGTAAGATAGCGTTAAACATTGCGGATAATATTGTAAATACAACTGCAATGATGTTTTTGGAAAAAAAGCCATTATTTATTGTCCCAGCAATGCATGAAAATATGCTCAATGCGATAAAAGAACACATTGAAAAATTAAAATCAAAGGAAAACGTCTATTTCATTTCTCCAAAAATGGAGGAAGAAAAGGCAAAAGTGGCATCAATAGAGGATGTTGTAGGATTTGTTATTGAAAAAATTGGAAATAAAATGGATAAGAAAGTTTTAATATTAAATGGGGGAACTGCAGAGTTTATTGATAAAGTTAGGGTGATAAGCAATCTCTCCTCTGGAAAAACTGGAGTTGCATTGGCAGAGGCATTCTGCAGGGAAGGTTTTGATGTTGAAGTTATAAACGCACTCGGCTTAACGCCCCCATATTATATAAAGACGCATAAAGTTTTAACTGCAGAGGAGATGCTCAATAAGGCTTTGGAGATTGGAAAGGACGCGGACATTATTATCTCATGTGCGGCAATCTCCGATTACAAACCAGAGAGTACATCAGATAAAAAAATAAGTTCTGAAAATGAGGAATTGACAATAAAACTAAAAAGAAATCCAAAAGTATTGGAAGAATTGCGAAAAGAATTTAAAGATAAGATAATAATTGGATTCAAGGCAGAATATGGGATAGAAGAAGAAGAGCTAATAAAAAAAGCAAAAGATAGGATGAAAAAATATGGTTTAGATATGATAATAGCAAACGATTTATCAAAGCATTACTTTGGGGATGACTATAATGAAGTTATCGCTATAAGTAAAGACAATACTATCAAAAAAATTAAGGGTAAAAAATCAGAGATTGCTAAAGAAATTGTTAGCATGGTTAAAAAATTAATTATTCCGAGAAGATGCCAATAA
- a CDS encoding ATP-binding protein, with the protein MQIKFYDRERELNYLKTYCQLIPNSILFVYGPKSSGKSTVMLKVIEEFKDRDDLVFFYYDLRKYATPTKEEFLNIFFEKGDKKYLYNKLEIDLKIFKFGVEENFDFNNVSLNNVFAKINEDINAVVEEGKRPILIIDELQKLKSIYFNGSKSLLNELFNLFVHLTKVRHLCHVICLTSDSLFINEIHNNSSLAKASEYYLIDWLEKETIEKILKEEKFNEEEINYAINYISLPYEIELLKSNKQLGVSVKETIKNWINIEEERIRHIMRTNPNKKEDILKILKLFSDKIKIKSEDVGDEIFDALKILIENEILFYDVINGIIKPHSLTTYYAIKYL; encoded by the coding sequence ATGCAAATTAAATTTTATGATAGAGAAAGAGAACTGAATTATTTAAAAACTTACTGCCAATTAATCCCAAATTCTATTTTATTTGTCTATGGACCTAAATCATCAGGGAAATCAACAGTAATGCTTAAAGTAATAGAAGAATTTAAAGATAGGGATGATTTGGTTTTCTTTTATTATGATTTAAGAAAATACGCAACTCCAACAAAGGAAGAGTTTTTGAATATATTTTTTGAAAAGGGGGATAAAAAATATCTATATAATAAATTAGAAATAGACTTAAAAATATTCAAGTTTGGAGTCGAGGAAAACTTCGATTTTAATAACGTCTCTTTAAATAATGTTTTTGCAAAGATAAATGAAGATATAAATGCAGTTGTTGAAGAAGGAAAAAGGCCAATATTGATAATTGATGAACTACAAAAATTAAAAAGTATTTACTTTAATGGTAGCAAGTCACTATTAAATGAGCTCTTTAATTTATTTGTTCATTTAACAAAAGTTAGACATTTATGCCACGTTATTTGCTTAACTTCTGACTCTTTATTCATAAATGAGATTCACAACAACTCATCCCTGGCAAAAGCATCAGAATATTATTTAATTGACTGGTTAGAAAAAGAAACTATTGAAAAAATATTAAAAGAAGAAAAATTCAATGAAGAAGAAATAAATTATGCAATAAATTATATCTCTTTACCTTATGAGATTGAATTATTAAAATCAAATAAACAGTTAGGCGTCTCTGTTAAAGAAACTATAAAAAATTGGATAAATATTGAAGAAGAGAGAATTAGGCACATCATGAGAACAAACCCAAATAAAAAAGAAGATATTCTAAAAATATTAAAGTTATTTAGCGATAAAATAAAAATAAAAAGTGAAGATGTTGGGGATGAGATATTTGATGCTTTAAAGATATTAATTGAAAATGAGATTTTGTTTTATGATGTTATTAATGGCATTATAAAGCCGCATTCATTGACTACCTATTATGCGATAAAATATTTATAA
- the tmk gene encoding dTMP kinase yields MFKRMFIVFEGIDGSGKTTQAKLLTKKLNAFYTCEPTEGQIGRLIREILKGKKKCEKETLALLFAADRVEHVKLIEEKLKESHVVCDRYLYSSIAYQTSQGVDEDFILQINRFAKKPDIVVLLTVDVEEGMKRLGKEKEIFEKEEFLKKVQNKYLKLAKKEGFIVIDTTNKSINESHEEILKIIKSKLWGLSNMSIGE; encoded by the coding sequence ATGTTTAAGAGGATGTTTATTGTGTTTGAGGGTATAGATGGAAGTGGAAAAACAACACAGGCAAAGTTGTTGACAAAAAAGTTAAATGCATTCTATACTTGTGAACCAACAGAGGGGCAGATTGGGAGATTAATAAGAGAAATTTTAAAAGGGAAAAAAAAATGTGAAAAAGAAACTCTTGCATTGTTGTTTGCTGCTGATAGAGTTGAGCATGTAAAATTAATTGAGGAGAAGCTAAAAGAGTCTCATGTTGTTTGTGATAGGTATCTTTACTCATCCATTGCTTACCAAACATCCCAAGGTGTTGATGAAGATTTTATTTTGCAGATAAATAGATTTGCAAAGAAACCAGATATTGTTGTGTTGCTAACTGTTGATGTTGAAGAGGGAATGAAAAGGTTGGGAAAAGAAAAGGAAATTTTTGAGAAGGAAGAATTCTTAAAAAAGGTTCAAAACAAGTATTTGAAACTTGCAAAAAAAGAAGGTTTTATTGTTATTGATACAACAAACAAGAGTATTAATGAATCGCATGAGGAGATCTTAAAAATCATCAAAAGCAAATTATGGGGTCTGTCCAATATGAGTATTGGTGAGTAA
- a CDS encoding cation:proton antiporter (subunit G of antiporter complex involved in resistance to high concentrations of Na+, K+, Li+ and/or alkali), whose product MLDNVVLIVASAGILLASIRLWNEEDRKNILYARLHIAGVIDIACIIIMLMMNQPLLALVYLILCPFAAHAIANANYYDKYNKE is encoded by the coding sequence ATGCTCGATAATGTTGTTCTCATCGTTGCTTCAGCAGGGATTTTGTTGGCATCTATAAGATTGTGGAACGAGGAGGATAGAAAAAACATCCTCTATGCAAGATTGCACATTGCTGGTGTTATTGATATAGCATGTATAATCATCATGCTGATGATGAACCAGCCACTGTTGGCATTGGTTTATTTGATACTATGCCCATTTGCAGCCCACGCTATTGCTAATGCAAATTATTATGATAAATACAACAAAGAATAA
- a CDS encoding KamA family radical SAM protein: MTNLHTETLNELWDTNKEVYEILRNSDSVETARKKLYDYLINLEKKIYYGEINVHPLERINMKECIKVFKNILAPKNEELSGFSALRLLWLLANEKFSEIDVEVSEGFIEEFKHLFKGIIGNSGIYDGKEEPIFLKLRGREAAIVRSDELDKLAEYAKKFMDRYPSGLLEDVKKKREENKKRILEYFGGDEDDWNDWKWHLKHIIKDSKTLSDLVNLTEEEIKAIDLAVENHIPFGVTPYYASLMDKDASRKYDHAIRAQVIPPLDYVEKMIEAKNNRKNLDFMGESDTSPIDLVTRRYPMIAIVKPYNTCAQICVYCQRNWEIKEVLAKDALAPKSKLEEAIDWFRNHESIKEVLITGGDPFILNDKFLDKILSEFAEMKHIERIRFGTRIPVVLPQRVTDDLAEILEQYHEPGRREIVVSTHVEHVYEVTEDLMNAVQKIRKKGICVYNQEVFTTENSRRFETVALRRLLRLIGIEPYYTFNTKGKEETRKYRVPIARLLQEQKEEARLTPGVERTDKPIFNVPRLGKVNLNAWQDHEVIMIMPNGSRVYEFHPWEKNISLANTYIYTDVPIYDYLKELERRGENLEDYKTIWYYF, translated from the coding sequence ATGACAAATTTACACACAGAAACATTAAATGAACTTTGGGACACAAACAAGGAAGTTTATGAGATATTGAGGAATAGTGACAGTGTAGAAACTGCAAGAAAAAAACTCTATGATTATTTAATCAACCTTGAAAAGAAAATATACTACGGAGAAATAAATGTGCATCCATTGGAAAGAATAAACATGAAGGAGTGCATAAAAGTATTTAAAAACATATTAGCACCAAAAAATGAGGAATTGAGTGGTTTTAGTGCTTTGAGGTTGTTGTGGTTACTTGCAAATGAAAAGTTTTCGGAGATTGACGTTGAGGTAAGTGAGGGTTTCATAGAGGAATTTAAGCATTTATTTAAAGGAATAATTGGCAACTCTGGAATATATGATGGTAAAGAAGAGCCAATATTCTTAAAGTTGAGGGGAAGAGAAGCAGCAATAGTAAGGTCAGATGAGCTTGATAAACTCGCAGAGTATGCAAAGAAATTTATGGATAGGTATCCTTCTGGGTTATTAGAGGACGTAAAGAAAAAGAGAGAAGAAAATAAAAAAAGAATATTAGAATACTTTGGGGGTGATGAGGACGATTGGAATGATTGGAAGTGGCACCTTAAACATATTATAAAAGATAGTAAAACCCTTAGCGATTTAGTGAATTTGACGGAAGAGGAGATAAAAGCCATAGACCTTGCAGTAGAAAATCACATACCTTTTGGAGTAACTCCATACTATGCCTCATTGATGGACAAGGACGCAAGTAGGAAATACGACCATGCTATTAGAGCCCAAGTAATTCCTCCGTTAGATTATGTTGAAAAGATGATAGAGGCAAAAAACAATAGAAAGAATTTAGATTTTATGGGGGAAAGTGATACATCACCAATTGACTTGGTAACAAGAAGGTACCCAATGATTGCAATAGTAAAACCATACAACACATGTGCTCAAATTTGCGTTTATTGCCAGAGAAATTGGGAAATAAAAGAGGTTCTTGCAAAAGATGCACTTGCTCCAAAAAGTAAACTTGAGGAAGCAATAGATTGGTTCAGAAACCATGAATCAATAAAAGAAGTTCTTATAACCGGTGGAGATCCATTCATCCTTAACGACAAGTTTTTAGATAAAATATTGTCAGAATTTGCAGAGATGAAGCATATTGAGAGAATAAGGTTTGGAACAAGAATACCTGTTGTGTTACCACAGAGAGTAACTGACGATCTTGCGGAGATTCTCGAACAATACCACGAACCAGGTAGAAGAGAAATTGTTGTCTCAACACACGTTGAGCATGTTTATGAAGTAACTGAAGATTTAATGAATGCTGTCCAAAAGATAAGGAAGAAAGGTATTTGTGTATATAACCAAGAGGTATTCACAACAGAAAATAGTAGAAGATTTGAAACCGTTGCATTGAGAAGACTATTGAGGTTAATTGGAATAGAGCCATACTACACCTTCAACACAAAAGGAAAAGAAGAAACAAGAAAATATAGAGTTCCGATAGCAAGGTTGTTGCAAGAGCAAAAAGAAGAGGCAAGATTAACTCCAGGTGTAGAAAGAACAGATAAGCCAATATTTAATGTGCCAAGGTTAGGAAAGGTTAATTTAAATGCATGGCAAGACCATGAGGTAATAATGATAATGCCAAATGGTAGTAGAGTTTATGAATTCCACCCATGGGAAAAGAACATATCCCTCGCAAATACTTACATCTACACAGATGTGCCAATTTATGACTACTTGAAAGAATTGGAGAGAAGAGGGGAAAACTTAGAGGATTACAAAACTATTTGGTACTACTTCTAA
- a CDS encoding DUF2226 domain-containing protein, whose amino-acid sequence MIRVVEGKFVGTENDFNKAINTLSQDFKGYLRISVKKNGNFEEGYIFIKNGKIIGYYYTYDKELFGHDAKESIEKLMNSGYLVEIFEYDDEKLNLMQELEPEIFISDPKNIFKEKEEKRDEILNKPISEHKEDVEFLHIALNIPDGKLIKMNVNKDFKNYLKKGYTLVDVFRKVDSEYERGYIIFKDNEPIVGIYECSKGVLLGIDACPYLKKLLDDENAIIDVYEYSPTKVDIILEAYPKALLLKDENEKKKEKYEESKYEKVTKNEEKIDFGNVGETPISSKQNEDRKENINTELENLSREELLKRLNIKPPDENWVENMVRELTFPSESELEELRYKIKERIYNSIKELDGVRDVDVNIRLNCDYDGKIVCEGEVVVKTKKLLGIIKKDINAKEIENKINNTLKAYHYEFDSKIVIKIE is encoded by the coding sequence ATGATAAGAGTAGTGGAAGGAAAGTTTGTAGGAACAGAAAACGACTTCAATAAGGCCATTAACACTCTAAGTCAGGATTTTAAAGGTTATTTACGTATCTCTGTAAAGAAGAATGGGAACTTTGAAGAGGGGTATATATTCATAAAAAATGGGAAAATCATTGGCTACTACTACACTTATGACAAAGAACTTTTTGGGCATGATGCTAAAGAATCAATTGAAAAGTTAATGAATAGTGGGTATTTAGTTGAAATTTTTGAATATGATGATGAAAAATTGAATTTGATGCAGGAGTTAGAACCAGAAATCTTTATCTCAGACCCTAAAAATATATTCAAAGAAAAAGAAGAAAAACGTGACGAAATTCTTAATAAACCCATAAGTGAACACAAAGAAGATGTAGAATTCTTGCATATTGCATTGAATATCCCAGATGGAAAATTAATAAAAATGAACGTAAATAAAGATTTTAAAAACTACCTCAAAAAAGGTTACACATTAGTAGATGTATTTAGGAAAGTTGATAGCGAGTATGAAAGGGGGTATATTATCTTTAAAGATAATGAGCCGATAGTTGGGATTTATGAATGTAGTAAAGGTGTGCTTTTGGGTATTGATGCATGTCCATATTTAAAAAAGTTGTTGGATGATGAAAACGCAATTATTGACGTATATGAATACTCACCGACTAAGGTAGATATAATTTTAGAGGCTTATCCCAAGGCTTTATTATTGAAAGATGAAAATGAAAAGAAAAAAGAGAAATATGAAGAAAGTAAATATGAAAAAGTAACTAAAAATGAAGAAAAAATAGATTTTGGAAATGTTGGAGAAACCCCAATATCATCAAAACAAAATGAGGATAGGAAAGAAAATATAAATACAGAACTTGAAAATCTTTCTCGTGAAGAGTTGTTAAAGCGTTTAAATATAAAACCTCCAGATGAAAATTGGGTTGAAAATATGGTAAGAGAATTAACCTTTCCTTCAGAATCAGAACTTGAAGAATTAAGATACAAAATTAAAGAAAGGATTTACAATAGCATTAAGGAATTGGATGGGGTAAGGGACGTTGACGTAAATATAAGGCTTAATTGTGATTATGATGGCAAAATTGTGTGTGAGGGGGAAGTAGTCGTAAAAACAAAAAAATTACTTGGAATTATAAAAAAGGATATAAATGCTAAAGAGATAGAAAACAAAATTAATAATACTTTAAAAGCGTACCATTATGAATTTGATTCAAAAATAGTCATTAAAATTGAGTAG
- a CDS encoding PRC-barrel domain-containing protein, which produces MAIKISDILDKQIYTTTARYVGKVYDAILDTEKSAISGIVVSDVSNGCLRDLVGDVDKKIVLPYSLITSIGNIILIKPPAKMLVKTPNAEKGKATIKQKE; this is translated from the coding sequence ATGGCTATTAAAATCAGCGATATATTAGATAAGCAAATATACACAACGACTGCAAGATACGTGGGTAAAGTATATGATGCTATCCTTGATACAGAAAAATCTGCAATTAGTGGAATTGTAGTATCTGATGTATCAAATGGATGTTTAAGAGATTTGGTTGGGGATGTTGATAAAAAAATAGTTCTGCCATACAGTTTAATTACATCAATAGGGAACATAATATTAATAAAACCTCCAGCAAAAATGTTAGTTAAAACACCAAACGCTGAAAAAGGTAAGGCAACTATAAAACAGAAAGAATAG
- a CDS encoding aspartate dehydrogenase, giving the protein MLKIGIVGCGAIATFISKAIARKKVSNAKVVAYYDKNRHKAEKLSKITNADVCDSIDELVKKDIDLVVEAASIKAVEEVATKALSNNKDVLVMSVGAFVDKELFLKLYNLAKDKGRKIYLPSGAIAGIDAIKSLTFGKIEEVVLKTTKPVEGLKEALKDKGIDADAIKEPTVVFEGDVFDAIKQFPSNINVSVMLSIASEFPAKVIIVADPNAKTNNHEIFVKSSIGTLKVLIENVPCEENPKTSALAAYSAIRIIKDISEPIKIGT; this is encoded by the coding sequence ATGTTAAAAATAGGTATTGTAGGTTGCGGAGCAATAGCCACATTCATTTCAAAAGCCATCGCAAGAAAAAAAGTAAGTAATGCAAAGGTAGTAGCATATTATGACAAAAATAGACACAAAGCAGAAAAATTAAGCAAGATTACAAATGCGGATGTTTGCGATAGCATAGATGAGTTAGTTAAAAAGGATATTGATTTGGTCGTTGAGGCAGCATCAATTAAAGCTGTTGAAGAGGTTGCTACAAAGGCATTATCCAACAACAAAGATGTCTTAGTTATGAGTGTAGGTGCTTTTGTGGATAAGGAGTTATTTTTAAAACTCTACAATCTTGCAAAAGATAAGGGTAGAAAGATATACTTACCATCTGGTGCTATTGCTGGAATTGATGCTATCAAGTCCCTTACATTTGGAAAAATTGAGGAAGTTGTATTAAAAACAACAAAACCTGTTGAGGGTTTAAAGGAAGCATTAAAAGATAAAGGAATTGATGCTGATGCTATAAAAGAACCTACGGTTGTTTTTGAAGGAGATGTATTTGATGCAATAAAGCAATTCCCATCAAACATAAATGTGTCCGTTATGCTCTCCATAGCATCAGAATTTCCAGCAAAGGTTATAATAGTAGCAGACCCAAATGCAAAAACAAACAACCATGAGATTTTTGTTAAAAGTTCTATAGGGACATTGAAGGTACTTATTGAAAATGTTCCATGTGAAGAAAACCCTAAAACATCTGCACTTGCCGCATACTCAGCAATTAGAATCATAAAAGATATCTCTGAGCCAATTAAAATAGGAACCTAA
- a CDS encoding D-aminoacyl-tRNA deacylase, whose translation MEYLLISSKKDLASQNIKNCIENYGFDVFEIDKELIQITQDDLPKVEAYIFLSKHRSESGKPTLTVHTPGNLTEDNSFGGNKEEICPCDPILNTLLLRNIFKYNNQYKEKIGIFDVSFEVVHHGPSDLNAPAVFVEIGSSEREWVIKEAGEIIAKSIVDTIDQIKNTEYAEGDKIIGFGGGHYAPRFTNLALNGYYVGYIVPKYASVSDRVLEQMINKQEFDYAAFDWKGLRGDDKRRYIKFLEERGVIWKKI comes from the coding sequence TTGGAATATTTATTAATCTCTTCAAAAAAGGATTTGGCAAGTCAAAATATAAAAAACTGCATTGAAAATTATGGATTCGATGTTTTTGAAATTGATAAGGAGCTAATTCAAATTACACAAGATGATTTACCAAAGGTAGAGGCATATATTTTTTTATCGAAGCATAGAAGTGAAAGTGGGAAACCAACATTAACCGTCCACACACCAGGAAATTTAACAGAAGATAATAGTTTTGGCGGAAATAAAGAAGAAATCTGCCCATGCGACCCTATTTTAAATACCCTCTTATTAAGGAATATATTCAAATATAACAACCAATATAAAGAAAAAATAGGCATCTTCGATGTTTCTTTTGAAGTTGTTCATCATGGACCTTCAGATTTAAACGCTCCAGCAGTATTTGTAGAGATTGGGAGTTCTGAGAGAGAATGGGTTATAAAAGAGGCAGGAGAGATTATTGCAAAGAGTATAGTGGATACAATTGACCAAATTAAGAATACTGAATATGCAGAGGGAGATAAGATTATTGGGTTTGGCGGGGGGCATTATGCCCCAAGATTTACAAATTTGGCTTTAAATGGTTATTATGTTGGTTATATAGTTCCAAAATATGCGTCAGTATCTGATAGGGTTCTTGAGCAGATGATTAACAAGCAGGAGTTTGATTATGCTGCCTTTGATTGGAAAGGTTTGAGAGGGGATGATAAAAGAAGATACATTAAATTCCTTGAAGAAAGAGGTGTAATTTGGAAAAAGATATAA
- a CDS encoding bifunctional NADP phosphatase/NAD kinase yields the protein MDMLNLAKKIVDNIDKGVKPLIGWEKSDEIVKIGADGTPTKRIDLIAENIASNTIEKHCGAILISEEIGVSVIGHDLEYIIILDPIDGTYNALKDIPIYSTSVAIGRISEELKKKLSNMQKKEIAKFIKNHTINDLEVGVVKNLYTGDLYYAKKGEGAYLLKSGEKEEKRITVSSINNLKDASIGLFVYGLSNNILDFIKDRKVRRIRLFGSIALEMCYVARGALDAFININENTRLCDIAGGYVIVKEAGGEITDKNGKELNLRLDVNERTSLICSNKLIHKKLVGIFGNKWAIKPTKFGIITRRDKERAIKLGIKIVNYLNSKGIKCAVEPHLKRRLTNIDVEEINPKDPKSLSSISHVVSIGGDGTVLRTLKLIDGNEIPLISINMGTVGFLTEFDEKEAFKIIDDVIKGEYEIEKRTRLGGKIKFKNGKELKISGALNEIVLITKNPAKMLHFEVFVNGDFVEDVRADGIIISTPTGSTAYSLSAGGPIIEPLVDGFVIVPICPFKLSSRPIVVNGNSEIRIKLVSPGKPALVVVDGDVEAKIDVGDEIILKKSDSYAYFVKGSNFYNKLKKLYY from the coding sequence ATGGATATGTTAAATCTTGCCAAAAAAATCGTTGATAATATTGATAAAGGCGTTAAACCATTAATTGGATGGGAAAAATCTGATGAAATTGTTAAAATTGGTGCAGATGGAACTCCAACAAAAAGGATAGACTTAATTGCCGAGAACATTGCCTCAAATACAATAGAAAAACATTGTGGTGCAATATTAATAAGTGAGGAAATTGGAGTTAGTGTTATTGGGCATGATTTGGAGTATATCATTATTTTGGATCCAATAGACGGAACATACAACGCATTGAAAGACATCCCTATTTATTCAACATCTGTGGCAATAGGTAGAATAAGTGAGGAGTTAAAAAAGAAACTAAGTAATATGCAGAAGAAAGAAATAGCAAAATTCATAAAAAACCATACCATTAATGATTTGGAAGTTGGAGTTGTTAAAAATCTTTACACTGGGGATTTGTACTATGCAAAAAAAGGAGAGGGAGCATATTTATTAAAAAGTGGTGAAAAGGAGGAAAAGAGAATAACTGTCTCATCTATAAACAACCTAAAAGATGCATCTATAGGACTTTTTGTTTATGGATTGTCAAATAACATATTAGATTTCATTAAAGATAGGAAGGTTAGGAGGATTAGATTATTTGGTTCAATTGCTTTGGAGATGTGTTATGTTGCAAGGGGGGCATTAGATGCATTTATAAATATAAATGAAAACACTCGATTATGTGATATTGCAGGAGGGTATGTTATAGTTAAAGAGGCAGGTGGAGAAATAACTGATAAAAATGGAAAAGAACTTAATTTAAGATTAGATGTGAATGAAAGGACATCTTTAATTTGCTCAAATAAATTAATCCATAAAAAATTGGTAGGAATTTTTGGAAATAAATGGGCAATAAAACCAACAAAATTTGGTATAATAACGAGGAGGGATAAGGAGAGAGCTATTAAGTTAGGTATTAAAATTGTAAACTACCTAAATTCTAAGGGTATAAAATGTGCTGTAGAACCCCATTTGAAGAGAAGATTAACAAACATTGATGTCGAAGAAATAAATCCCAAAGACCCAAAATCCCTTTCCTCAATTTCACATGTAGTGTCCATTGGGGGAGATGGAACAGTTTTGAGAACATTGAAGTTGATAGATGGTAATGAAATTCCATTAATAAGTATAAATATGGGAACTGTTGGATTTTTAACGGAATTTGATGAGAAAGAGGCATTTAAAATCATCGACGATGTTATAAAGGGAGAATATGAAATCGAAAAACGAACAAGATTGGGGGGAAAAATCAAATTTAAGAATGGAAAAGAACTCAAAATATCTGGTGCTTTAAATGAGATAGTTTTAATTACCAAAAATCCCGCAAAGATGTTACACTTTGAAGTTTTTGTAAATGGAGACTTTGTAGAGGATGTTAGAGCAGATGGAATAATAATATCAACCCCGACTGGCTCAACTGCCTATTCTCTAAGTGCTGGAGGCCCTATTATAGAACCATTGGTGGATGGATTTGTTATAGTCCCAATATGCCCATTTAAGTTGTCATCAAGGCCTATTGTCGTGAATGGAAATTCCGAGATTAGGATAAAATTAGTTTCCCCTGGAAAACCTGCATTGGTTGTAGTGGATGGTGATGTTGAGGCTAAAATAGATGTTGGGGATGAAATAATATTAAAAAAATCAGATTCATATGCATATTTTGTCAAAGGAAGTAATTTCTACAATAAATTAAAAAAATTGTATTACTAA
- the larB gene encoding nickel pincer cofactor biosynthesis protein LarB: MRDILIKLKNGEIDIDEAEKRLKLSYFEELGEFCKLDVNRKHRTGIPEAIYGESKNIKDLAEIMVCLAEKNNVAFATRVRDIDALKKELEKYDLENFNLRINETARTFALIKKGHKIEKIGKIGILAAGTSDIPVAEEAKETAEIMGCEVIKSYDVGIAGVHRLFKPLKKMIEEDVCCIIVVAGMEGALPSLVTSLVDVPVIGVPTSVGYGVKITPILTMLHSCSPGLAIVNIDNGFGAGAFAGLIASMIYQKH; the protein is encoded by the coding sequence ATGAGAGACATTTTGATAAAGTTAAAAAATGGGGAAATTGACATTGATGAAGCTGAAAAAAGATTGAAATTGAGTTATTTTGAAGAGTTAGGAGAATTTTGCAAATTAGATGTAAATAGAAAGCATAGAACAGGGATACCAGAGGCAATATATGGTGAGAGTAAAAATATCAAAGATTTAGCAGAAATTATGGTGTGTTTAGCAGAGAAGAACAACGTTGCATTCGCTACCCGTGTTAGAGATATTGATGCATTAAAAAAAGAATTGGAAAAATATGATTTGGAGAATTTTAATTTGAGGATAAATGAAACTGCAAGAACCTTTGCATTAATAAAAAAAGGACATAAAATAGAAAAAATTGGAAAGATTGGCATTTTAGCAGCGGGAACATCGGACATACCTGTTGCAGAGGAGGCGAAAGAGACAGCAGAGATTATGGGATGTGAGGTTATAAAATCCTACGATGTAGGGATTGCTGGAGTCCATAGGTTATTTAAACCATTAAAAAAAATGATTGAAGAAGATGTTTGTTGTATTATTGTTGTTGCAGGTATGGAAGGGGCTTTACCCTCTCTTGTAACATCTCTCGTTGATGTTCCTGTTATTGGAGTGCCAACATCAGTGGGTTATGGAGTAAAGATAACTCCTATCCTTACAATGCTCCACTCTTGTTCTCCAGGGTTAGCAATTGTTAATATTGATAATGGATTTGGTGCTGGGGCATTTGCTGGTTTAATAGCATCTATGATATACCAAAAACATTAA